The Thermosynechococcus sp. genome has a segment encoding these proteins:
- a CDS encoding DUF3119 family protein → MQDPPLATVRLQPSFAVPLGVLLLSVPLGWLRWWLGLPLSLFALFLAVQAATLRLEFTATALDVYRGSQQIRHFPYQQWQHWQVFWPAFPVLFYFREVKNIHFLPILFDAKTLVQCLQERCPRTAFISTVHNDAGPYSD, encoded by the coding sequence ATGCAAGACCCCCCCCTGGCCACTGTTCGCCTTCAACCTTCATTTGCCGTCCCCCTCGGTGTGCTGCTGTTGAGTGTGCCCCTGGGGTGGCTGCGTTGGTGGTTGGGGTTGCCCCTTTCCCTCTTTGCCCTATTTTTGGCTGTGCAGGCGGCAACGCTACGCTTGGAGTTTACGGCAACCGCGCTCGATGTCTATCGGGGTAGCCAACAGATTCGGCACTTTCCCTATCAGCAATGGCAGCACTGGCAAGTCTTTTGGCCGGCCTTTCCGGTGCTCTTCTATTTTCGGGAGGTCAAGAATATCCACTTTCTGCCGATTCTGTTCGACGCCAAAACTTTAGTACAATGCCTCCAAGAACGCTGCCCACGCACAGCCTTTATTTCCACGGTTCACAATGACGCAGGACCCTACAGTGACTGA
- a CDS encoding biotin--[acetyl-CoA-carboxylase] ligase yields the protein MDFPWLVWLETCESTNTWALHHADRLYGGQVIYTQAQTRGRGQYNRPWQSPQGVLTASFILPDSPAIVAPSVQAGIAVMRALSGLRPALDRHLQLKWPNDVMAQGKKLAGILCERCSPWLVVGVGLNRCVDVEAMGLPQAMSLHQLLDPWEAVPTDLDLLATIRAELLWCWQRSQGAGVAAQRDFLRGRSLTLVQGEQRWQGIGVGISDRGTLQLRLTNGEVREFSSGHVIYSP from the coding sequence ATGGATTTTCCTTGGTTGGTGTGGCTAGAGACCTGTGAGAGCACAAATACATGGGCCTTGCACCATGCCGATCGCCTCTATGGCGGCCAAGTCATCTATACTCAGGCCCAAACACGGGGGCGCGGTCAGTACAACCGCCCTTGGCAATCCCCGCAGGGAGTGTTGACGGCCTCCTTTATTTTGCCCGATTCGCCAGCGATCGTTGCTCCCAGTGTCCAAGCGGGGATAGCGGTGATGCGGGCGTTGAGTGGGCTGCGGCCAGCGCTGGATCGCCACCTGCAGTTGAAGTGGCCCAATGATGTAATGGCTCAGGGCAAGAAACTAGCGGGAATTCTCTGTGAACGCTGTTCCCCTTGGTTGGTGGTGGGGGTGGGGCTGAACCGCTGTGTAGATGTTGAGGCCATGGGCCTGCCCCAAGCCATGAGTCTTCATCAGCTTCTTGATCCTTGGGAAGCAGTACCCACAGACTTGGACCTCTTGGCGACCATTCGTGCTGAACTTCTTTGGTGTTGGCAACGGTCCCAGGGGGCGGGGGTGGCTGCACAGCGAGACTTTCTGCGGGGGCGATCGCTCACTCTTGTCCAAGGAGAACAGCGGTGGCAGGGCATCGGGGTGGGAATTAGCGATCGCGGGACATTGCAGCTGCGCCTCACTAATGGCGAAGTGCGGGAATTTAGCAGTGGCCATGTGATCTACAGCCCCTAG
- a CDS encoding ABC transporter permease, producing the protein MVSLARKNLLEDFSRFLVAQLGITFAVSLVTIQTGLLEGFSRSATLLVSKSQADFWIASNELRYFGLTLPIEYQAVLDAQAVEGVAAAEPLLMQSAVWRRSETEAIDPVQVVGLEPTGTLLPLTTVAGAALRKLEEPYSVIVDRIDLNALSLTALGEKGRVNNYPATVIGWTRGVKSIVSSPYVFTSLETANLYLNFPRFDTSEPVPEFLPLVSPSTRITYVMVKAKPGEDLAKVQERLRAAFPNYQVLSRAALTEMTRRYWLASTSVGFILGLGAGVGMVVGIVIVSQILYSSVSDRLQEYGTLKAMGAADGYLYRIIIEQALWMAVLGYLPGLGLCWGLGMWTMQARAIQIIITPQLALAVFSATVAMCVSASLLAVQKVMRLDPAQVFRA; encoded by the coding sequence ATGGTCTCCCTTGCTCGGAAAAATCTTTTAGAAGACTTTAGTCGTTTTCTCGTTGCTCAACTGGGCATCACCTTTGCTGTCAGTCTCGTCACTATTCAAACGGGACTCCTTGAGGGATTTAGTCGCTCCGCCACTCTCTTGGTGAGCAAAAGCCAAGCGGATTTCTGGATTGCCTCGAATGAGCTGCGTTATTTTGGCCTGACATTGCCCATTGAGTATCAAGCTGTCCTTGATGCCCAAGCAGTTGAAGGGGTTGCGGCTGCAGAGCCACTCCTGATGCAGTCGGCCGTGTGGCGCCGTTCAGAGACAGAGGCGATCGATCCAGTGCAAGTGGTGGGTCTTGAGCCGACAGGAACCTTGCTGCCTTTGACGACAGTTGCTGGTGCAGCCCTAAGGAAGCTAGAGGAACCCTACAGTGTCATCGTGGATCGCATTGATCTCAATGCCCTTTCCCTCACGGCTCTGGGGGAGAAAGGTCGTGTGAATAACTACCCAGCGACGGTCATTGGCTGGACGCGCGGTGTTAAATCAATTGTCTCTAGCCCCTATGTCTTTACCTCGCTGGAAACTGCGAACCTTTACTTGAACTTCCCGCGGTTTGATACCAGTGAACCGGTACCCGAATTTTTGCCGTTGGTGTCCCCCAGTACCCGCATCACTTATGTCATGGTTAAAGCAAAGCCAGGAGAGGATTTGGCAAAGGTGCAGGAGCGATTGCGGGCAGCATTTCCCAACTATCAAGTGCTCAGTCGTGCCGCCCTGACTGAAATGACCCGGCGCTATTGGTTGGCCAGTACCAGTGTGGGGTTCATTTTGGGTCTAGGGGCAGGGGTGGGCATGGTTGTAGGGATAGTGATTGTGAGTCAGATTCTCTATTCCTCTGTGAGCGATCGCCTACAGGAGTATGGCACCCTCAAGGCGATGGGGGCTGCTGACGGGTACTTGTATCGAATTATTATTGAGCAAGCCCTGTGGATGGCCGTACTGGGTTATCTGCCCGGTTTAGGCCTGTGCTGGGGGCTGGGGATGTGGACCATGCAAGCTCGTGCCATCCAAATCATCATTACCCCTCAACTTGCCTTAGCCGTTTTTAGTGCCACCGTGGCCATGTGTGTCAGTGCTTCCCTATTGGCAGTGCAAAAAGTGATGCGCCTTGATCCTGCCCAAGTCTTTCGAGCTTGA
- the cutA gene encoding divalent-cation tolerance protein CutA yields the protein METAAEYCVVIATTATEAEALSLADQLVAEHLAACVQILPVQSIYRWQGAVHRDPEWQLLIKTRIALFEQVRDRLQALHSYDVPEIIALPIIAGSPTYLNWIKEQTQKPSRG from the coding sequence TTGGAAACGGCAGCAGAGTACTGTGTAGTGATTGCTACTACAGCTACGGAAGCTGAGGCACTCTCCTTAGCCGATCAACTGGTGGCGGAGCACCTGGCTGCCTGTGTGCAGATTCTACCTGTTCAATCAATATACCGTTGGCAAGGAGCGGTGCATCGCGATCCAGAATGGCAATTGCTCATTAAAACTCGCATCGCTTTATTTGAGCAGGTGCGCGATCGCCTGCAGGCATTACACAGCTATGATGTCCCAGAGATCATTGCCCTGCCCATCATTGCTGGTTCTCCTACCTATTTGAATTGGATCAAGGAGCAAACTCAAAAGCCATCTAGAGGTTAA
- a CDS encoding beta-ketoacyl-ACP synthase has product MNVLITGIGLWTGLGDTAIATWQRYCQGQTALIATPEGLVGATTLPVEKIIETTTTQALNDAKLTAPLGSAAVVVGSSRGFQAQWEIWLRQPSLSRETWLQTLPATVSQQVAHIAGIQGMVLNPTAACATGIWAIAQGALLIAQGYCDLVLAGGVESAISPLTLAGFRQLGVLAQERAAPFDRQRQGFGLAAGGALLVLESPERARSRGIEPYARIAGVGLSADAENMAAPSLNQTGALLAIQKALAQAELTPRQIDCIHSHGTGTRRNDAAEAAWIQTLFGQGVAVTSHKGALGHTLGAAGAIAVALSCLSLREQQIPPCVGCEAPDFDLDIVQKSRPAPLGYILCCSYGFGGQNAVIVLARP; this is encoded by the coding sequence GTGAATGTTCTGATTACTGGGATTGGTCTATGGACAGGGCTTGGGGACACCGCGATCGCTACCTGGCAGCGCTACTGTCAGGGCCAGACAGCCCTCATAGCCACCCCTGAAGGACTGGTGGGGGCAACGACCTTGCCCGTCGAGAAAATTATTGAAACGACTACGACTCAAGCCCTCAACGATGCAAAATTAACAGCTCCCCTAGGCAGTGCCGCGGTAGTGGTCGGCTCCAGTCGCGGTTTTCAAGCCCAGTGGGAAATATGGTTACGACAGCCTTCCCTTTCGCGAGAAACATGGCTACAAACCTTGCCAGCAACTGTTTCGCAGCAGGTCGCGCACATTGCCGGCATTCAGGGGATGGTGCTCAATCCCACCGCCGCCTGTGCCACGGGAATCTGGGCGATTGCCCAAGGGGCACTCTTGATTGCCCAGGGGTATTGCGATCTGGTGTTGGCTGGAGGCGTTGAATCCGCCATCTCCCCCTTAACCTTGGCCGGCTTTCGCCAGTTGGGGGTCTTGGCTCAGGAGCGGGCAGCTCCCTTCGATCGCCAGCGGCAGGGATTTGGCTTGGCGGCCGGTGGTGCCCTCCTTGTCTTGGAATCCCCAGAACGAGCGCGATCGCGAGGTATTGAACCCTATGCCCGAATTGCGGGGGTAGGTCTCAGTGCCGATGCTGAGAATATGGCTGCGCCCAGTCTCAACCAAACGGGTGCTCTCCTAGCGATTCAAAAGGCCTTGGCTCAGGCAGAGCTAACACCGCGCCAGATTGACTGTATCCATAGTCACGGTACGGGCACGCGGCGCAACGATGCCGCCGAAGCCGCTTGGATTCAAACCCTTTTTGGTCAAGGGGTTGCGGTCACCAGTCATAAAGGTGCCCTTGGGCATACCTTAGGGGCTGCTGGCGCGATCGCGGTTGCCCTCTCTTGCCTGTCGTTGCGGGAACAGCAGATTCCTCCCTGTGTTGGCTGTGAGGCTCCCGACTTTGACCTTGACATTGTCCAAAAGAGCCGCCCTGCTCCCTTAGGATACATTCTCTGCTGTAGCTATGGCTTTGGCGGCCAAAATGCCGTGATTGTTCTGGCGCGTCCCTAG
- the dxs gene encoding 1-deoxy-D-xylulose-5-phosphate synthase, with the protein MHLSELTHPNQLHGLSIAQLTQIAAQIRDKHLETVAATGGHLGPGLGVVELTLALYQTLDLDKDRVVWDVGHQAYPHKMLTGRYNNFHTLRQKGGIAGYLNRRESPFDHFGAGHASTSISAALGMAIARDLKGENFKVVAIIGDGALTGGMALEAINHAGHLPHTNLMVVLNDNEMSISPNVGAIPRYLNKIRLSPQVQFITDNLEEQFKHIPFFGENLTPEMQRIKEGMKRLAVPKVGAVFEELGFTYVGPVDGHNLEELIATFQHAHTIPGPVLVHVATVKGKGYAIAEKDQVGYHAQNPFDLVTGKAKPSSKPKPPSYSKVFGETLTKLAENDPRIVGITAAMATGTGLDILQKRLPKQYIDVGIAEQHAVTMAAGMATQGMRPVVAIYSTFLQRAYDQIIHDVCIQKLPVFFCMDRAGIVGADGPTHQGMYDIAYLRCLPNMVLMAPKDEAELQRMIVTGINYTEGPIALRYPRGNGYGVALMEEGWEPLAIGKGELLRSGEDVLLVAYGSMVYPAMQVAEILKEHGMSAAVINARFAKPLDTELILPLAKQIGRVVTLEEGCLMGGFGSAVLEALQEADILVPVLRLGVPDILVEHASPDESKADLGLTPPQMAKTIMQKFGVTEATVVTASS; encoded by the coding sequence ATGCACCTAAGTGAACTCACCCATCCCAACCAGTTGCATGGGTTGTCCATTGCCCAATTGACTCAAATTGCCGCCCAAATTCGCGACAAACATTTGGAAACGGTAGCGGCGACCGGCGGCCACCTCGGGCCCGGCCTAGGCGTTGTTGAACTCACCCTGGCACTCTACCAAACCCTTGATTTAGATAAAGACCGCGTGGTCTGGGATGTGGGGCACCAAGCCTATCCCCACAAAATGTTGACGGGTCGCTACAACAACTTCCACACCCTGCGCCAAAAAGGGGGGATTGCCGGTTACTTAAACCGGCGGGAAAGTCCCTTTGATCACTTTGGGGCTGGTCATGCCTCCACGAGTATTTCGGCAGCTTTGGGGATGGCGATCGCCCGCGATCTCAAGGGGGAAAACTTCAAGGTAGTGGCCATTATTGGCGATGGCGCCCTGACGGGGGGCATGGCCCTAGAGGCCATTAATCATGCCGGCCACCTGCCCCACACCAACCTGATGGTGGTGCTCAACGACAATGAAATGTCTATTTCCCCCAATGTGGGGGCGATTCCCCGCTATCTGAATAAAATCCGCCTCTCACCGCAGGTGCAATTTATTACCGATAACCTCGAAGAGCAGTTTAAGCATATCCCCTTCTTTGGTGAAAACCTGACCCCGGAGATGCAGCGCATCAAGGAGGGGATGAAGCGCCTTGCCGTTCCTAAGGTGGGCGCTGTCTTTGAGGAATTAGGCTTTACTTATGTAGGCCCTGTGGATGGCCATAATTTGGAGGAACTAATTGCCACATTCCAGCATGCCCACACCATTCCTGGTCCGGTGCTAGTTCATGTTGCCACCGTGAAGGGCAAAGGCTACGCCATCGCCGAGAAGGACCAAGTGGGCTACCATGCCCAAAACCCCTTTGATCTGGTCACCGGTAAGGCCAAACCCTCTAGCAAACCCAAGCCCCCCAGTTACTCCAAGGTCTTTGGCGAAACCTTGACGAAACTTGCAGAAAATGATCCGCGCATTGTGGGCATTACGGCAGCCATGGCTACAGGAACCGGCTTGGATATTCTGCAAAAACGGCTGCCCAAACAGTACATTGATGTCGGGATTGCCGAGCAGCATGCGGTAACAATGGCGGCGGGGATGGCCACCCAGGGCATGCGCCCTGTGGTGGCAATTTACTCCACATTCCTCCAGCGCGCCTATGACCAAATTATCCATGACGTCTGCATCCAAAAGTTACCGGTCTTCTTTTGCATGGATCGGGCGGGGATTGTCGGTGCCGATGGCCCTACCCACCAGGGGATGTATGACATTGCCTATTTGCGCTGCCTACCCAATATGGTGCTGATGGCCCCCAAGGATGAGGCGGAACTGCAACGGATGATTGTAACCGGTATCAACTACACCGAGGGACCGATCGCCCTGCGCTATCCCCGCGGCAATGGCTATGGTGTCGCCCTCATGGAGGAGGGCTGGGAACCCCTTGCAATTGGCAAAGGAGAGCTTTTGCGCTCCGGTGAAGATGTTCTCCTAGTAGCCTACGGCTCAATGGTCTATCCGGCGATGCAGGTGGCGGAAATCCTCAAGGAACACGGCATGAGTGCCGCCGTGATCAATGCTCGCTTTGCCAAGCCCTTGGATACGGAGTTGATTCTACCCTTGGCAAAACAAATTGGCCGTGTGGTCACTCTGGAGGAGGGCTGCCTGATGGGGGGCTTTGGCTCGGCGGTGCTTGAGGCACTGCAGGAGGCGGATATTTTGGTGCCGGTGCTGCGTTTGGGGGTACCGGATATCTTGGTCGAGCACGCCAGTCCCGATGAATCAAAAGCTGACTTGGGGCTCACCCCCCCACAAATGGCCAAAACGATCATGCAGAAATTTGGGGTTACTGAAGCGACGGTGGTGACCGCCTCCTCCTAG
- a CDS encoding cofactor assembly of complex C subunit B has product MSSNLIYPSTLLLTSLLAIGFVFFIRASTKERIETQEWLIAQPITELAPRLKQYFQQRGYRLDAVSADGTEVTFQGQVAASPLVAALLFALAVASTTAIALVLTVLFPKGGILAFSLIGLAPIAPWFYWRGAQRLETVRVWLQPHEIGSQLTLEGHRDELITFEDRVLRPEAEVRGIHCRDS; this is encoded by the coding sequence ATGTCTAGCAACCTGATTTACCCTTCTACCCTCTTGCTCACTAGCCTGTTGGCAATTGGGTTTGTCTTTTTTATTCGTGCCTCCACCAAAGAACGCATTGAAACCCAAGAATGGCTCATTGCCCAGCCCATCACTGAACTTGCCCCCCGCCTTAAGCAGTATTTTCAGCAGCGCGGCTACCGCCTCGACGCCGTGAGTGCCGATGGCACTGAAGTGACCTTTCAGGGACAGGTTGCCGCCAGTCCCCTTGTAGCCGCATTGCTCTTTGCCCTAGCGGTTGCCAGTACCACAGCCATTGCCCTGGTGTTAACTGTGCTTTTTCCCAAGGGGGGCATTCTGGCCTTTAGTCTCATTGGCCTTGCCCCCATTGCCCCCTGGTTTTACTGGCGCGGTGCCCAGCGGCTAGAAACCGTGAGGGTTTGGTTGCAGCCCCATGAGATTGGTTCTCAACTGACCCTGGAGGGACATCGCGATGAACTAATCACCTTCGAGGACAGGGTACTGAGGCCAGAGGCGGAGGTCAGGGGTATCCACTGCCGAGATTCGTAA